One window from the genome of Phocoena phocoena chromosome 15, mPhoPho1.1, whole genome shotgun sequence encodes:
- the YPEL3 gene encoding protein yippee-like 3 — translation MVRISKPKTFQAYLDDCHRRYSCAHCRAHLANHDDLISKSFQGSQGRAYLFNSVVNVGCGPAEERVLLTGLHAVADIHCENCKTTLGWKYEQAFESSQKYKEGKYIIELNHMIKDNGWD, via the exons ATGGTGCGGATTTCAAAGCCCAAGACGTTTCAGGCCTACTTGGATGATTGTCACCGGAGGTATAGCTGTGCCCACTGCCGTGCTCACCTGGCCAACCACGACGACCTCATCTCCAAG TCCTTCCAGGGTAGTCAGGGGCGTGCCTACCTCTTCAACTCTGT GGTGAACGTGGGCTGCGGGCCAGCCGAGGAGCGGGTGCTGCTGACAGGCCTCCATGCTGTTGCTGACATCCACTGCGAAAACTGCAAGACCACTTTGGGCTGGAAATAT GAACAGGCCTTCGAGAGCAGCCAGAAGTACAAAGAGGGGAAGTACATCATTGAACTCAACCACATGATCAAAGACAATGGCTGGGACTGA
- the GDPD3 gene encoding lysophospholipase D GDPD3, which yields MSPLLYYALPALSSYVMLSIFFLRRPRLLHAPWVSAFCPRLGAHRGGSGERLENTMEAMENAVAQRADLLELDCQLTRDGVVVVSHDKNLSRQSGVNRDVGSLDFEELPLYKEELEVYFSPGHFAHGSDRHMVRLEDVFRRFPRMPMSVEVKEENEELICKIAGLVRHYERDEITIWASEKSSVMKKCKAANPEMPTAFTISRGFWVLLLYYLGLLPFISIPERFLISFLPTIINRTYFPFSCSGLNQLAAVVSKWLIMRKSLIQHLEQRGVQVVFWCLNEESDFEVAFRLGATGVITDYPTALRRYLDNHGPPAPAS from the exons ATGAGCCCTCTGCTGTACTACGCCCTGCCCGCCCTGAGCAGCTATGTCATGCTCTCCATCTTCTTCCTGCGCCGACCTCGCCTGCTGCATGCGCCGTGGGTTTCAGCCTTCTGTCCCCGCCTGGGGGCCCACCGGGGAG GATCTGGAGAGCGCCTGGAGAACACCATGGAGGCCATGGAAAA CGCCGTGGCCCAGAGAGCCGACCTCCTGGAGCTCGACTGCCAGCTGACTCGGGATGGCGTGGTGGTGGTGTCACACGACAAGAACCTGTCCCGCCAGTCAGGCGTGAACAGGGATGTGGGCAGCCTGGACTTTGAG GAGCTGCCCCTCTACAAGGAAGAGCTGGAGGTTTACTTCTCCCCGG GCCACTTTGCACACGGGTCAGACAGGCACATGGTGCGTCTGGAGGACGTGTTCCGGAGGTTTCCGCGGATGCCCATGAGCGTGGAGgtcaaagaggaaaatgaagagcTCATTTGCAAG atAGCGGGTCTGGTGAGGCACTATGAACGCGATGAAATCACCATCTGGGCCTCGGAGAAGAGCTCAGTCATGAAGAAGTGCAAGGCCGCT AACCCTGAGATGCCCACCGCCTTCACAATAAGCCGAGGATTCTGGGTGCTGCTGCTCTATTACCTGGGGCTGCTGCCCTTCATCTCGATCCCTGAGAGGTTCCTCATCTCTTTCCTGCCCACCATCATCAACAG GACCTACTTCCCATTTTCCTGCTCTGGGCTGAATCAGCTGGCGGCTGTGGTTTCCAAATG gcTCATCATGAGGAAAAGTCTGATCCAGCACCTGGAGCAGCGAGGGGTGCAG gTGGTATTTTGGTGCCTTAATGAAGAGTCAGATTTTGAAGTGGCCTTCCGCCTGGGGGCCACTGGCGTCATAACTGATTACCCGACAGCCCTGAGGCGCTACCTGGACAACCATGGACCACCTGCCCCGGCCTCCTAA
- the MAPK3 gene encoding mitogen-activated protein kinase 3 isoform X2 — protein sequence MAAAAAAQGGGGGEPRGTDGVGPGVPGEVEIVKGQPFDVGPRYTQLQYIGEGAYGMVSSAYDHVRKTRVAIKKISPFEHQTYCQRTLREIQILLRFRHENVIGIRDILRAPTLEAMRDVYIVQDLMETDLYKLLKSQQLSNDHICYFLYQILRGLKYIHSANVLHRDLKPSNLLINTTCDLKICDFGLARIADPEHDHTGFLTEYVATRWYRAPEIMLNSKGYTKSIDIWSVGCILAEMLSNRPIFPGKHYLDQLNHILGILGSPSQEDLNCIINMKARNYLQSLPSKTKVAWAKLFPKSDPKALDLLDRMLTFNPNKRITVEEALAHPYLEQYYDPTDEPVAEEPFTFDMELDDLPKERLKELIFQETARFQPGVLEAP from the exons atggcggcggcggcggcggctcaggggggcgggggcggggagcccCGGGGAACTGACGGGGTCGGCCCGGGGGTCCCGGGGGAAGTAGAGATAGTGAAGGGGCAGCCGTTCGACGTGGGCCCGCGCTACACGCAGCTGCAGTACATCGGCGAGGGCGCGTATGGCATGGTCAG CTCAGCTTACGACCACGTGCGCAAGACTCGAGTGGCCATCAAGAAAATCAGCCCCTTTGAGCATCAGACCTACTGCCAGCGTACGTTGCGAGAGATCCAGATCTTGCTGCGCTTCCGCCATGAGAACGTCATCGGCATCCGAGACATTCTGCGGGCACCCACCCTGGAAGCCATGAGGGATGT CTACATTGTGCAAGACCTGATGGAGACAGACCTGTACAAGTTGCTTAAAAGCCAGCAGCTGAGCAACGACCACATCTGCTACTTCCTCTACCAAATCCTGCGGGGCCTCAAGTATATCCATTCCGCCAACGTGCTCCACCGGGATTTAAAGCCCTCCAACCTGCTCATCAACACCACCTGCGACCTTAAG ATCTGTGATTTTGGTCTTGCCCGGATTGCCGATCCTGAGCACGACCACACTGGCTTTCTGACGGAATACGTGGCTACACGCTGGTACCGGGCCCCAGAGATCATGCTTAACTCCAAG ggctACACCAAGTCCATCGACATCTGGTCTGTGGGCTGCATTCTGGCTGAGATGCTCTCCAACCGGCCCATCTTCCCGGGCAAGCACTACCTGGACCAGCTCAACCACATTCTGG GTATCCTGGGCTCCCCCTCCCAGGAGGACCTGAATTGTATCATCAACATGAAGGCCCGAAACTACCTACAGTCTCTACCCTCCAAGACCAAGGTGGCCTGGGCCAAGCTTTTTCCCAAGTCGGACCCCAAAG CTCTTGACCTGCTGGACCGGATGTTGACCTTTAACCCCAACAAACGGATCACAGTGGAAGAAGCACTGGCTCACCCCTACCTGGAGCAGTACTACGACCCAACAGATGAG CCAGTGGCCGAGGAACCTTTCACCTTCGACATGGAGCTGGATGATCTACCCAAGGAGCGGCTGAAGGAGCTCATCTTCCAGGAGACAGCCCGTTTCCAGCCTGGGGTGCTGGAGGCACCCTAA
- the TBX6 gene encoding T-box transcription factor TBX6, giving the protein MYHPRELYPSLGTGYRVGAPQPGADSSFPPALAEGYRYPDLDTPKLDCFLSGIEAAPRTLAAPPPLPPLPPTLGTEAPPPAPESLHPLPGVSLSLDNRELWKEFNSVGTEMIITKAGRRMFPACRVSVTGLDPEARYLFLLDVVPVDGARYRWQGRRWEPSGKAEPRLPDRVYIHPDSPATGAHWMRQPVSFHRVKLTNSTLDPHGHLILHSMHKYQPRIHLVRAAQLCSQHWGGVASFRFPETMFISVTAYQNPRITQLKIAANPFAKGFRENGRNCKRERDARVKRKLRGPEPVATATYGSGDAPGGPCDSTLGGDARESDPEQAPAPGEAAPAPAPPCGGPSAEAYLLHPAAFHGAPGHLPTRNPSFPEAPDSGRPAPYSAAFLELQPGPPGSGYPAAAPPASFASHFLQGGPFPLPYPGPGAYLDVGSKPMY; this is encoded by the exons ATGTACCATCCACGAGAGTTGTACCCCTCCCTGGGGACCGGCTACCGCGTAGGGGCCCCCCAGCCCGGAGCAGATTCCAGCTTTCCGCCTGCCCTGGCAGAGGGCTACCGCTACCCCG ATCTGGACACTCCCAAACTGGATTGCTTCCTCTCCGGGATTGAGGCTGCTCCCCGAACTCTGGCCGCTCCCCCACCTCTACCCCCGCTGCCCCCAACCCTGGGCACTGAGgcgcctcctccagccccagagaGCCTTCATCCACTCCCCGGAGTCAGCCTGAGCCTGGACAACCGGGAGTTGTGGAAAGAGTTCAACTCCGTGGGAACAGAGATGATCATCACCAAAGCTGGGAG GCGCATGTTCCCTGCTTGCCGAGTATCAGTCACTGGCCTGGACCCCGAGGCCCGCTACCTGTTTCTTCTGGATGTGGTTCCGGTGGACGGGGCTCGCTACCGCTGGCAGGGCCGGCGCTGGGAGCCCAGCGGCAAGGCAGAGCCCCGCCTGCCTGACCGCGTTTACATTCATCCTGACTCTCCTGCCACCGGTGCCCACTGGATGCGGCAGCCTGTGTCTTTCCATCGTGTCAAGCTCACCAACAGCACGCTGGACCCCCATGGCCAC CTGATCTTGCACTCCATGCATAAGTATCAGCCCCGCATACACCTGGTGCGGGCCGCCCAGCTTTGCAGCCAGCACTGGGGGGGCGTTGCCTCCTTCCGCTTCCCCGAGACCATGTTCATCTCCGTGACAGCCTACCAGAACCCACGG ATCACTCAACTGAAGATCGCAGCCAACCCCTTTGCCAAGGGCTTCCGGGAGAATGGCAGAAACTGTAAGAG GGAGCGAGACGCCCGTGTGAAGAGGAAACTGCGGGGCCCAGAGCCAGTAGCCACAGCGACCTATGGGAGTGGAG ATGCACCGGGTGGTCCCTGTGATTCCACACTGGGTGGGGACGCTCGTGAGTCAGATCCAGAGCAGGCCCCAGCGCCCGGGGAAGCTGCCCCGGCCCCAGCTCCTCCCTGTGGTGGCCCCAGTGCTGAGGCCTACCTTCTGCACCCTGCAGCTTTCCACGGGGCCCCTGGTCACCTTCCGACCAG GAACCCCAGCTTCCCTGAGGCTCCAGACTCTGGGCGCCCAGCCCCCTACTCAGCTGCCTTCCTGGAGCTGCAGCCCGGGCCACCAGGCTCAGGATACCCAGCAGCGGCACCCCCAGCGTCCTTTGCCTCGCACTTCCTCCAAGGCggccccttccctctgccctacCCTGGGCCTGGGGCTTACCTGGATGTGGGCTCCAAACCAATGTACTGA
- the MAPK3 gene encoding mitogen-activated protein kinase 3 isoform X1, with protein MAAAAAAQGGGGGEPRGTDGVGPGVPGEVEIVKGQPFDVGPRYTQLQYIGEGAYGMVSSAYDHVRKTRVAIKKISPFEHQTYCQRTLREIQILLRFRHENVIGIRDILRAPTLEAMRDVYIVQDLMETDLYKLLKSQQLSNDHICYFLYQILRGLKYIHSANVLHRDLKPSNLLINTTCDLKICDFGLARIADPEHDHTGFLTEYVATRWYRAPEIMLNSKGYTKSIDIWSVGCILAEMLSNRPIFPGKHYLDQLNHILGILGSPSQEDLNCIINMKARNYLQSLPSKTKVAWAKLFPKSDPKALDLLDRMLTFNPNKRITVEEALAHPYLEQYYDPTDEVGQPPAAGPCPEPPHFFATQPVAEEPFTFDMELDDLPKERLKELIFQETARFQPGVLEAP; from the exons atggcggcggcggcggcggctcaggggggcgggggcggggagcccCGGGGAACTGACGGGGTCGGCCCGGGGGTCCCGGGGGAAGTAGAGATAGTGAAGGGGCAGCCGTTCGACGTGGGCCCGCGCTACACGCAGCTGCAGTACATCGGCGAGGGCGCGTATGGCATGGTCAG CTCAGCTTACGACCACGTGCGCAAGACTCGAGTGGCCATCAAGAAAATCAGCCCCTTTGAGCATCAGACCTACTGCCAGCGTACGTTGCGAGAGATCCAGATCTTGCTGCGCTTCCGCCATGAGAACGTCATCGGCATCCGAGACATTCTGCGGGCACCCACCCTGGAAGCCATGAGGGATGT CTACATTGTGCAAGACCTGATGGAGACAGACCTGTACAAGTTGCTTAAAAGCCAGCAGCTGAGCAACGACCACATCTGCTACTTCCTCTACCAAATCCTGCGGGGCCTCAAGTATATCCATTCCGCCAACGTGCTCCACCGGGATTTAAAGCCCTCCAACCTGCTCATCAACACCACCTGCGACCTTAAG ATCTGTGATTTTGGTCTTGCCCGGATTGCCGATCCTGAGCACGACCACACTGGCTTTCTGACGGAATACGTGGCTACACGCTGGTACCGGGCCCCAGAGATCATGCTTAACTCCAAG ggctACACCAAGTCCATCGACATCTGGTCTGTGGGCTGCATTCTGGCTGAGATGCTCTCCAACCGGCCCATCTTCCCGGGCAAGCACTACCTGGACCAGCTCAACCACATTCTGG GTATCCTGGGCTCCCCCTCCCAGGAGGACCTGAATTGTATCATCAACATGAAGGCCCGAAACTACCTACAGTCTCTACCCTCCAAGACCAAGGTGGCCTGGGCCAAGCTTTTTCCCAAGTCGGACCCCAAAG CTCTTGACCTGCTGGACCGGATGTTGACCTTTAACCCCAACAAACGGATCACAGTGGAAGAAGCACTGGCTCACCCCTACCTGGAGCAGTACTACGACCCAACAGATGAGGTGGGCCAGCCACCAGCAGCGGG TCCCTGTCCTGAGCCTCCCCACTTCTTTGCCACCCAGCCAGTGGCCGAGGAACCTTTCACCTTCGACATGGAGCTGGATGATCTACCCAAGGAGCGGCTGAAGGAGCTCATCTTCCAGGAGACAGCCCGTTTCCAGCCTGGGGTGCTGGAGGCACCCTAA